From a region of the Panthera uncia isolate 11264 chromosome B1, Puncia_PCG_1.0, whole genome shotgun sequence genome:
- the PTK2B gene encoding protein-tyrosine kinase 2-beta isoform X5: protein MKSDEIHWLHPQMTVGEVQEKYECLHMEAEWRYDLQIRYLPEDFMESLKEDRTTLLYFYQQLRNDYMQRYASKVSEGMALQLGCLELRRFFKDMPHNALDKKSNFEFLEKEVGLDLFFPKQMQENLKPKQFRKMIQQTFQQYASLREEECVMKFFNTLAGFANIDQETYRCELIQGWNITVDLVIGPKGIRQLTSQDAKPTCLAEFKQIKSIRCLPLEEGQAVLQLGIEGAPQSLSIKTSSLAEAENMADLVDGYCRLQGEHKGSLIIHPKKDGEKRNSLPQIPVLTQGRTLEPQHTTSGDFSPVNFTLNLEAQRPHLSESCSIESDIYAEIPDETLRRPGGPQYGVTRDNVVLNRILGEGFFGEVYEGVYTNHKGEKINVAVKTCKKDCTLDNKEKFLSEAVIMKNLDHPHIVKLIGIIEEEPTWIIMELYPYGELGHYLERNKNSLKVLTLVLYSLQICKAMAYLESINCVHRDIAVRNILVASPECVKLGDFGLSRYIEDEEYYKASVTRLPIKWMSPESINFRRFTTASDVWMFAVCMWEILSFGKQPFFWLENKDVIGVLEKGDRLPKPDLCPPVLYTLMTRCWDYDPSERPRFTELVCNLSDIYQMEKDIAIEQERNARYRPPKILEPTAYQEPPPKPSRPKYRPPPQTNLLAPKLQFQVPEGLCASSPTLTSPMEYPSPVNSLHTPPLHRHNVFKRHSMREEDFIRPSSREEAQQLWEAERLKMRQILDKQQKEMVEDYQWLRQEEKSLDPMVYMNDKSPLTPEKEAGYTEFTGPPQKPPRLGAQSIQPTANLDRTDDLVYLNVMELVRAVLDLKNELCQLPPEGYVVVVKNVGLTLRKLIGSVDDLLPSLPSSSRTEIEGTQKLLNKDLAELINKMRLAQQNAVTSLSEECKRQMLTASHTLAVDAKNLLDAVDQAKVLANLAHPPAE, encoded by the exons ATGAAGTCGGATGAGATCCACTGGCTACACCCGCAGATGACAGTGGGTGAGGTTCAGGAAAAGTACGAGTGTCTGCACATGGAGGCTGAATGGAG GTATGACCTCCAAATCCGCTACTTACCAGAGGACTTCATGGAAAGCCTAAAAGAAGACAGGACAACGCTACTTTATTTTTACCAACAG CTACGGAATGACTACATGCAACGCTATGCCAGCAAGGTCAGCGAGGGCATGGCCCTGCAGCTGGGCTGCCTGGAGCTCAG gCGGTTCTTCAAGGACATGCCCCACAATGCACTTGACAAAAAGTCCAACTTCGAGTTCCTGGA gAAAGAAGTAGGACTGGACCTGTTTTTCCCAAAGCAGATGCAGGAGAACTTAAAG CCCAAGCAGTTCCGGAAGATGATCCAGCAGACCTTCCAGCAGTACGCCTCGCTCAGGGAGGAGGAGTGTGTCATGAAGTTCTTCAACACCCTCGCGGGCTTTGCCAACATCGACCAGGAGACCTATCGCTGTGAACTCATT CAAGGATGGAACATTACTGTGGACCTGGTCATTGGCCCGAAGGGCATCCGTCAGCTGACAAGTCAAGATGCAAAG CCCACCTGCCTAGCTGAATTCAAGCAGATCAAGTCCATCAGGTGCCTCCCACTGGAGGAAGGCCAGGCGGTACTACAGTTGGGCATTGAAGGTGCCCCCCAG TCTTTGTCCATCAAAACCTCCTCTCTGGCAGAGGCCGAGAACATGGCTGACCTGGTGGATGGTTACTGCCGGCttcaaggggagcacaaaggctctCTCATCATTCATCCCAAGAAAG atGGTGAGAAGCGGAACAGCCTGCCCCAGATCCCCGTACT GACCCAGGGGAGAACACTGGAACCCCAGCACACCACAAGTGGCGATTTCTCGCCAGTAAACTTCACCCT AAACCTGGAGGCGCAGAGGCCCCATCTCTCAGAGAGCTGCAGCATAG AATCAGACATCTATGCAGAGATTCCCGATGAGACCCTGCGAAGGCCCGGAG GCCCACAGTATGGCGTCACACGGGATAATGTAGTCCTGAATCGGATTCTTGGTGAAGGCTTTTTTGGGGAGGTCTACGAAGGTGTCTACACAAATCAT AAAGGGGAGAAAATCAACGTAGCTGTAAAAACCTGCAAGAAAGACTGCACTCTGGACAACAAGGAGAAGTTCTTGAGTGAGGCAG TGATCATGAAGAATCTTGACCACCCTCATATTGTGAAGCTGATCGGTATCATTGAAGAGGAACCCACCTGGATTATCATGGAATTGTATCCCTATGGTGAG CTGGGCCACTACCTAGAGCGAAACAAGAACTCCCTGAAGGTGCTCACTCTCGTCTTGTACTCCCTGCAGATTTGCAAGGCCATGGCCTATCTGGAGAGCATCAACTGTGTCCACAG GGACATCGCCGTGCGAAACATCCTGGTGGCCTCCCCTGAGTGTGTGAAGCTGGGGGACTTTGGCCTTTCCCGGTACATTGAGGATGAGGAATATTACAAAG CCTCTGTGACTCGTCTCCCGATCAAGTGGATGTCCCCTGAGTCCATCAATTTCCGCCGCTTTACGACAGCCAGTGACGTCTGGATGTTTG cTGTATGCATGTGGGAGATCCTGAGCTTTGGCAAGCAGCCCTTCTTCTGGCTGGAGAACAAGGACGTCATCGGGGTGCTCGAGAAGGGGGACCGGCTACCCAAGCCCGACCTCTGCCCACCTGTTCTCTACACCCTCATGACTCGCTGCTGGGACTACGACCCCAGTGAGCGTCCCCGCTTCACTGAGCTCGTGTGCAACCTCAG TGACATTTATCAGATGGAGAAGGACATCGCTATAGAGCAGGAAAGGAATGCTCGTTACCGACCTCCCAAAATCTTGGAGCCCACAGCCTACCAGGAACCCCCACCCAAG CCCAGCCGGCCCAAGTATAGACCCCCTCCACAAACCAACCTTCTGGCTCCCAAGCTGCAGTTCCAG GTCCCTGAGGGTCTGTGTGCCAGCTCACCTACGCTCACCAGCCCTATGGAGTATCCATCTCCTGTAAACTCGCTGCACACCCCACCTCTCCATCGGCACAATGTCTTCAAGCGCCACAGCATGCGG GAGGAGGACTTCATCCGACCCAGCAGTCGAGAAGAGGCCCAGCAGCTATGGGAGGCCGAGAGGCTCAAGATGCGGCAGATCCTGGACAAACAGCAGAAGGAGATGGTGGAAGATTACCAGTGGCTGAGGCAGGAGGAGAAATCCTTG gACCCCATGGTGTACATGAACGATAAGTCCCCGCTG aCCCCAGAGAAGGAGGCCGGCTATA CGGAGTTCACGGGCCCCCCACAGAAGCCACCGCGGCTGGGTGCTCAG tccatCCAGCCCACAGCCAACCTGGACCGGACCGACGACCTGGTGTACCTCAATGTCATGGAGCTCGTGCGGGCTGTGCTGGATCTCAAGAACGAGCTCTGTCAGCTGCCTCCCGAGGGCTATGTGGTGGTGGTGAAG AATGTGGGCTTGACCCTGCGGAAGCTTATTGGGAGTGTGGATGATCTCCTGCCCTCCTTGCCGTCATCCTCCCGGACCGAG
- the PTK2B gene encoding protein-tyrosine kinase 2-beta isoform X6 gives MSGVSEPLSRVKVGTLRRPEGPPEPMVVVPVDVEKEDVRILKVCFYSNSFNTGKNFKLVKCTVQTEIQEVIASILLSGRIGPNIQLGECYGLRLKHMKSDEIHWLHPQMTVGEVQEKYECLHMEAEWRYDLQIRYLPEDFMESLKEDRTTLLYFYQQLRNDYMQRYASKVSEGMALQLGCLELRRFFKDMPHNALDKKSNFEFLEKEVGLDLFFPKQMQENLKPKQFRKMIQQTFQQYASLREEECVMKFFNTLAGFANIDQETYRCELIQGWNITVDLVIGPKGIRQLTSQDAKPTCLAEFKQIKSIRCLPLEEGQAVLQLGIEGAPQSLSIKTSSLAEAENMADLVDGYCRLQGEHKGSLIIHPKKDGEKRNSLPQIPVLTQGRTLEPQHTTSGDFSPVNFTLNLEAQRPHLSESCSIESDIYAEIPDETLRRPGGPQYGVTRDNVVLNRILGEGFFGEVYEGVYTNHKGEKINVAVKTCKKDCTLDNKEKFLSEAVIMKNLDHPHIVKLIGIIEEEPTWIIMELYPYGELGHYLERNKNSLKVLTLVLYSLQICKAMAYLESINCVHRDIAVRNILVASPECVKLGDFGLSRYIEDEEYYKASVTRLPIKWMSPESINFRRFTTASDVWMFAVCMWEILSFGKQPFFWLENKDVIGVLEKGDRLPKPDLCPPVLYTLMTRCWDYDPSERPRFTELVCNLSDIYQMEKDIAIEQERNARYRPPKILEPTAYQEPPPKPSRPKYRPPPQTNLLAPKLQFQVPEGLCASSPTLTSPMEYPSPVNSLHTPPLHRHNVFKRHSMREEDFIRPSSREEAQQLWEAERLKMRQILDKQQKEMVEDYQWLRQEEKSLDPMVYMNDKSPLVSHRERVLP, from the exons GAGGTCATTGCCTCCATTCTGCTGAGCGGACGGATAGGGCCCAACATCCAGCTGGGTGAGTGCTATGGCCTGAGGCTGAAGCACATGAAGTCGGATGAGATCCACTGGCTACACCCGCAGATGACAGTGGGTGAGGTTCAGGAAAAGTACGAGTGTCTGCACATGGAGGCTGAATGGAG GTATGACCTCCAAATCCGCTACTTACCAGAGGACTTCATGGAAAGCCTAAAAGAAGACAGGACAACGCTACTTTATTTTTACCAACAG CTACGGAATGACTACATGCAACGCTATGCCAGCAAGGTCAGCGAGGGCATGGCCCTGCAGCTGGGCTGCCTGGAGCTCAG gCGGTTCTTCAAGGACATGCCCCACAATGCACTTGACAAAAAGTCCAACTTCGAGTTCCTGGA gAAAGAAGTAGGACTGGACCTGTTTTTCCCAAAGCAGATGCAGGAGAACTTAAAG CCCAAGCAGTTCCGGAAGATGATCCAGCAGACCTTCCAGCAGTACGCCTCGCTCAGGGAGGAGGAGTGTGTCATGAAGTTCTTCAACACCCTCGCGGGCTTTGCCAACATCGACCAGGAGACCTATCGCTGTGAACTCATT CAAGGATGGAACATTACTGTGGACCTGGTCATTGGCCCGAAGGGCATCCGTCAGCTGACAAGTCAAGATGCAAAG CCCACCTGCCTAGCTGAATTCAAGCAGATCAAGTCCATCAGGTGCCTCCCACTGGAGGAAGGCCAGGCGGTACTACAGTTGGGCATTGAAGGTGCCCCCCAG TCTTTGTCCATCAAAACCTCCTCTCTGGCAGAGGCCGAGAACATGGCTGACCTGGTGGATGGTTACTGCCGGCttcaaggggagcacaaaggctctCTCATCATTCATCCCAAGAAAG atGGTGAGAAGCGGAACAGCCTGCCCCAGATCCCCGTACT GACCCAGGGGAGAACACTGGAACCCCAGCACACCACAAGTGGCGATTTCTCGCCAGTAAACTTCACCCT AAACCTGGAGGCGCAGAGGCCCCATCTCTCAGAGAGCTGCAGCATAG AATCAGACATCTATGCAGAGATTCCCGATGAGACCCTGCGAAGGCCCGGAG GCCCACAGTATGGCGTCACACGGGATAATGTAGTCCTGAATCGGATTCTTGGTGAAGGCTTTTTTGGGGAGGTCTACGAAGGTGTCTACACAAATCAT AAAGGGGAGAAAATCAACGTAGCTGTAAAAACCTGCAAGAAAGACTGCACTCTGGACAACAAGGAGAAGTTCTTGAGTGAGGCAG TGATCATGAAGAATCTTGACCACCCTCATATTGTGAAGCTGATCGGTATCATTGAAGAGGAACCCACCTGGATTATCATGGAATTGTATCCCTATGGTGAG CTGGGCCACTACCTAGAGCGAAACAAGAACTCCCTGAAGGTGCTCACTCTCGTCTTGTACTCCCTGCAGATTTGCAAGGCCATGGCCTATCTGGAGAGCATCAACTGTGTCCACAG GGACATCGCCGTGCGAAACATCCTGGTGGCCTCCCCTGAGTGTGTGAAGCTGGGGGACTTTGGCCTTTCCCGGTACATTGAGGATGAGGAATATTACAAAG CCTCTGTGACTCGTCTCCCGATCAAGTGGATGTCCCCTGAGTCCATCAATTTCCGCCGCTTTACGACAGCCAGTGACGTCTGGATGTTTG cTGTATGCATGTGGGAGATCCTGAGCTTTGGCAAGCAGCCCTTCTTCTGGCTGGAGAACAAGGACGTCATCGGGGTGCTCGAGAAGGGGGACCGGCTACCCAAGCCCGACCTCTGCCCACCTGTTCTCTACACCCTCATGACTCGCTGCTGGGACTACGACCCCAGTGAGCGTCCCCGCTTCACTGAGCTCGTGTGCAACCTCAG TGACATTTATCAGATGGAGAAGGACATCGCTATAGAGCAGGAAAGGAATGCTCGTTACCGACCTCCCAAAATCTTGGAGCCCACAGCCTACCAGGAACCCCCACCCAAG CCCAGCCGGCCCAAGTATAGACCCCCTCCACAAACCAACCTTCTGGCTCCCAAGCTGCAGTTCCAG GTCCCTGAGGGTCTGTGTGCCAGCTCACCTACGCTCACCAGCCCTATGGAGTATCCATCTCCTGTAAACTCGCTGCACACCCCACCTCTCCATCGGCACAATGTCTTCAAGCGCCACAGCATGCGG GAGGAGGACTTCATCCGACCCAGCAGTCGAGAAGAGGCCCAGCAGCTATGGGAGGCCGAGAGGCTCAAGATGCGGCAGATCCTGGACAAACAGCAGAAGGAGATGGTGGAAGATTACCAGTGGCTGAGGCAGGAGGAGAAATCCTTG gACCCCATGGTGTACATGAACGATAAGTCCCCGCTGGTAAGTCACCGGGAGAGGGTTCTGCCTTAA